From the Lactuca sativa cultivar Salinas chromosome 9, Lsat_Salinas_v11, whole genome shotgun sequence genome, the window CATACTTGTCTCTAACATAcaatatatatcctaggtataatggtttacttacAAAATAATTAGTATACATATAAGTTTCGTATattatgaatataagtgtttgtaatccCACACAAACGAaggttgctacgtataaatcttatttcaattctatacgactAAAAatcgctacgtataaatcttatttcaattctattaGAGTATGTGTGCTAGCTATAATTGTTTACTTAATGAATAAGTATAAGTGTTTgagaaacttatacttaacaatttaacattaatacttgtatatcaACAAAGTATAAGGTTTCTAAAATTGTGCTACCATGAGTCCATAACTGCGGCTATATGACATACAAGACCCTTGATTAGTACTACAAGTGTAGTACCTTGGTAATAGATTCTGCACGCTTCATCGACGTAGGAATAAAACAAATTAGGCAAGTTCGTCAGCGAAATAAACCAttgggttgtagctagcaaccacgggTGGGGGTGTCAACCCGTATACATCTATATTCAACTTCCTTGTCACTCGAAATAAACCATTGGGTTGTAACTAGCAACCACGGTCGGGGGTGTTAACccgcatagatctatacacaacttccTCGCTCACATGGGATTAGCGGTAACAAGTTAGAGGATTTCCCTTAAGATTTCCAATTTTAGTTGATGAATAAaatagctcatgtagactttgtcGAGTTCCTATATTTATAATAGTGAAAGCATActcgtgtctaaaaccctaagttactagactacgctttaaacattactcctaatttcATAATACTTAGGCAGTATGACAGTTATAACTTGAAGTAAAAACCAGGTTTCATCTAACATAAAACCAAAAATAGCAACAAACTTAACAAGTCTATATAGAACCCCCGAGTATAACTTTGGGGTTATAACACAACATAGTATATAGAACTCCCGAGTATAACTCTGGAGCTATATAAATCTATGATAACAACATGCTAACAAGTTTAAGATAGTGGTATGATTTCAAAATATTAGATATATTCTgggtatatatgatacaaaacaactATATATCGGTTAATATAACTATTTATGTTCATATgaatatactatcatataaacataatattaactcatatataatatttagcatgaATTTCCcccaaaaaatatttaaaaaaatgggGCCATGAAACTCACTCTAGTAGCGTGATTTGATTGAATCTAACTAGAAATGGTTAGCGGTTCGTGATCGTCGGTCTTGGGACAAGGAACGCCTTCAACAAACAAGAGAGGGGAAAGAGATTGTGGTGTAAGGAGGGTTAGGGTCGGACTTGTTATTTATAGGATGTCGAAGGACCTCTCACGTTGTGAGAAATCAATGCTCAGGTCGTGTGGTCTGGCTGCATCAcctcgtagacttgccatttgtgTTTCTAGCTTCGGAAGGTGTCTGGTTgacatctcacgtcgtgagaataacatgctcacgtcgtgagccctaAACATATCACTCCGTAGACTTACTATTTGTTTTCTAGCCTTGAGAAGTGTCTTGGAGCACTCTCACATCGTGAGAAtacatgctcacgtcgtgagctataACAAATTCGGGTTTCTGCCACGTGTCATGCTCTCGGACTCCTTGATCTTCGGAAGATCATattttttgcatacgaactccattttctacgttctttatatccacgggtaGGTATTtccaagtactacaactttcttttatattccaatagctaattctcactatattttaattttttcttattatagagatttatagtgttagagtttattataacttcttcatgcgaagttaGATTAAGATTTGTTAAAAACATTTGGAATTTTATGGATGTGTGCTTTGATTTATATCATAAggtatgtatgaaagttcatatttttaTTAGAATTTGCCATGAACTATAAAGTAAGTTTATTATATTACTTGTTTGACGTGATCATATGTGACTGttgttgacctattttgactagtgttacaaaAAGAGGTGTTCGGGTTGGAGTTTTGTCCGTGCAATTTCCTGGTTTTCGCTAAAACCTCTATAAGTTAAGTTGCACTTATTTTAtttcaagtgtaacttatatttatatttatagtcgttcttaaaaatttataaataagatttatcagtaattccaagtcattatactacTTGATCAACTTACGGGGTGATTATGATAAATTTAATGAGGTGTTTAatgtgggatttccaaacagtatactagctatagttgtataccaaatggATCATACCTCAATATGATTTTACCTGGTAGTTTTTACTTGATAGATTTTAATGTATACATTGAGATtgtttccaagtcattatactacTTGATCAACTTACGGGGTGATTATGATAAATTTAATGAGGTGTTTAatgtgggatttccaaacagtatactagcTATAGTTATATACCAAATGGATCATACATCaatatgatcttacctggttgTTTTTACTTGATAGATTTTAATGTATACATTGAGATTGTTTAGGAATTGTATTTAGATGAtattttatgattatattaatgaTATTTATTAAAGAGAATcaaaaaaaatcccaaaaaatgatataaattatcattattgtttttttaataaaaaaatatatgaattttttaGTGAAAGGAATGTAGatgatatatttattttatgctttttaatGGGATACGCCATGATAGTGAATGTTGtaacatcaatttttttaattgaaaataTATCGACACTAATCTAAATGTAAAGTATAAAACTTATTATTTTTGAtatgttttgttatttttttaaacaataaaagtgtataaaaccaaaaatattaattaatttctctctctctctctctctctctctctctctatatatatatatatatatatatatatatatatatatatatatatatatatatatatatatatatatatagttcgtTGACAATATGTACCATGACTGACTTTTTTTTAGAACGGCAGGCatataaaaaaaacgaaaaagctAGCCAGGAGCTAGGAGGTACAATGGTCTCAAGAAACCAACAAAACAACAAAGGAAAGACCAAAAGAAGCAAACAAAAAAGCAGAAGACAaccaaaagaaagaaaaaaactgGAAAGGGAAATAAACTAAAATATCTACATCCTGCCATAGCACTCCAAGATTGGATCACAACACCACTCGAGCCATctaagcttccttcccttccgATTCCTCGCATTGATCCATAGATGCGAAAATGTTTGTACCTCGAGAGCCAAAGCCAATCTTGATCCGGAGTTTAGGTTTGAGCAGTGAGCCTTGTTGTTCCTGAATCTCCACATTACCCATAAGAACACCAGCATTATAGCCTCATGTATCATTTCCAGTCTATTATGTCCCCTTAATGATTCTTTACAGTTTAACAGCTCCCTACAATCATTTGGATAGTTCCCCAGTAGACGCCACCAGCTACATACCTGCGCCCATGCTTCCTTTGCTATCGGACATCCCACACAGATGTGATCTACTGATTCTGTGGCTTCATGACACATTTGACATAAGTCTGAAGAACTGATAGCAAGCTTATTTAAATTCTCCATGCATGGAAGCCGACAGTGGCTGACTCTCCAGGCTAATATGTTTACCTTACCCGGCACAAGCGGGTTCCATTTCCAACCAGCATTACTATAAGGCAGGGACCGGTTATCAATGTGTTTCCGCAGTGAGGATACAGTATAAACACCCGAGTGATCAAGAGACCATAACCATTTGAATGAACCATCGAGATTTAATGAGCTTTGAAAGAAGGAAAGGAAAGGCACCTGGTCTTTGTCTAAAAATGATGGTAGGCAAGCTATCGAGCCCCAGCAACTGCTTTTTCTTCTAACAGCCTTTGGACGAGCCACACCACCCTCTGAACCATGAATGGCTTGAATTACCATGGCCCAAATGTTGTCCTGTTGGGTTCTGAAACGCCACCACCATTTACCCATAAGAGCAAGATTCTGCGCTTTCAAACTGCCAATCCCAAGACCCCCTCTTTCTTTGGAAGCTAGTATTTTTTCCCAAGCAACCCAGGCCATTTTACTTGCTTCCAAACTCCCACCCCAGAAAAAATTCATCCGAGTTCGTTCCAGAGATTTAAGTACTTTTGAAGGGGCCTTATATAGCGAAAAATAATATGAGCCGAGGCTACCTAAAACGGATTTGCAAAGGGTCAATCTACCCCCAAACGACAGGGTGGAGGCTTTCCATCTCGAGAGTTTTGCTCGAAATTTTTCGATTAAGGGCTTCCAATGAGTTTCACGAACCATCGACACACCAACTGGGAGACCTAAGTAGGTAATCGGGAATGAACCGATCGAGCAGTTAAAGCTGCACACCACCAACTCCAATTCACAAGACTGGACACCAAGTCCGTAAATTTTGCTCTTTGACATATTAACATTGAGCCCTGAAGCCAACTCATAACACCGTAATATTCTAATCAGATTTTTCGTGTTTTCCAGCGACCATGAACCCAAAAAAATCACGTCGTCAGCATACTGTAGATGCGAGATTGATGGACCACAGCGAGGGAGCTGAACGCCACTATAAACACCATTTTCTCTTGCCGATTCCGGAGCTACATGGAGACCTTCAGCGGCTAAGATAAACAAAAAAGGAGACAGCGGGTCCCCCTGCCTTACACCCCACTCCATTCTGAATTCCTTTGTTGCTGCACCATTGATAAGAACCGAGATCCTTGCTGAAGTTAAACATCCACGAATCCAGGCTCGCCATTTATCCCCAAATTCCATTTGTTGCATGATTGAGTCCAAGAAATCCCAACTAATACAATCAAAAGCTTTTTCAAAATCAACTTTGAAAATGAACGCTTTCTTTTTGTTCTTCTTCAACCAGCTAATAACTTCATTGAGGATTAGAGGCCCATCTAGGATGTTCCTATCTTTAATGAAAGCTGTTTGCTCTTTACTTACCACATGGTGGATCACTTTTTTCAGCCGTTCAGCAAGGACCTTTGAAATCGTTTTGTATAGACATCCGATTAGGCTGATAGGTCGGAAATCGTTTAACGTGATCGGGTCCTGGATCTTTGGGATTAGGGTGATAAAAGATGAATTGCATCCTTCATCAATAAGCCCTGAGGCTTCATAATGCTTGACTGCTAGGTAGAAGTCACTACCAATTTCCTCCCAATGCTTCTTTAGAAAAGCGAAAGAGAATCCATCAGGCCCGGGGGCCCTATCTGAGCCGCACGCCCAAATTGCTTATTTGATCTCATCGATGGAGATAGGGTCTTCCAAGGACTCAATAGCACAGGGGGGCAATTTCTTGAAATTGGAGTTGATGAACTTAGGGCGCGATCTAATAGGTTCCGCAAATCTATCGGCAAAGTGCTTTAGAACTCTCTCCTTGATATCTACCGGATCAGTGATccagaaaccgttttccttaatatCATTTATACGCTGAGATCTTTTATGTTTGTTAATTAGTCCATGAAAAAAAGTAGTATTCTCATCACCTTCTAGAGCCCATTTAACTCTAGACTTTTGCTTCAGGTCCTTAATGCGCTCGGACTCGATTTCAATGATTTTTTGTTGAGCGTTCTGACGGGCTTTGAGCATTTCATTGTTTATCAGCCCCTTCTCAGCCAAGAGATCAATGTCATTTATTTGGGTTGTAAGCTCATCCAATTCCTTTTTCGATCTCCCGatcacctccttcctccaaatttTGATATGCTCCTTTAGGTTCTTTAATTTATTTGCCACCAAGGAGAGAGGAGATAGATATAGCTGACGCCTGGGGCAATTACTGACTGACCAACCATTACTTAGTATTTTCGCAAAGTCCGGATCCTCGAGCCATGAGTTATAGAACCTGAAAGGAGTGGGGCCGAAATCTAACTGGGAAGCTGAAAGGAGAATTGCACAATGATCTGAGTGTACTCTAGGCAAGGCAGTGACATTTAAATTCGGCCAAGAATTTAAGGAGTTTAAAGAAACAAGAAATCTGTCCAGCTTGCTGTGCTTGTCACCAGCAGAGTTCATATACGTGAATCTGCGCCCCCCCATTTTGATTTCTAATAGACCTAGAGTATGAATAAAATCATTGAAGTAATAGGCACTACTTTGGCAGAACCCGGAACCCATCCTTTCCTCCGGTAGCCTGACAACATTAAAATCTCCAAAGATGAACCAGCAAGCGTCCGAATCTGAGTTGACCAACCCGACCAGGTTATTCCATAAAGATCTTTTCCTTATAGGCTCCTGGGGAGCATACACATTGACAAAACAGCAAGACTTCCTCAAACCCAGCCAAACACCTTTGATTGCAAGAAAGCCTTCACCTTTAATTGCTTCAGAGGCTTGAAAGAGAGATGGGTCCCAAAATGAGGCAATACCACCAGAGAGTCCATCTGGATCAATAACCTCACATTTGAAATTTGGAGAGCCCCATATTTGCCTATCCAGGTTGTTTATTATGTCCCTGGATTTAGTTTCCTGAAGCCCCATAAAAAAAGAGTGGTATTTAATGCGACAATCTCTGAGCCAGCCCCGTTTGACCTCGCACCCGATTCCACGAACATTGTTGGAGAAGATATTCATTGTTCAATGATAGTCACGCCACGAGCTTTAATCAGCTGTCTAATTTGGTCTGAATGATTACCTACTTGAAAACCCACCGATTCTCCGACATTGATGGTCTTGAAAACCTCCACTGAAGTAGCATTCGACTCCACCGGTTGGTTCTCCGAATTTTCAGGCTGCTGGGACCGGATCAACATGTCTTGAGTGGATTGTGAGCCGCCGGGGGAGCGATCTGCCAGGGGGGTCCGATCGGGAGAGGGGGATATTCTAGATTGATTACGCTCAGAGCATAAGTCAATGTTTCCAGATGGATTTGAAAGTGATGGGGCTATATTAAGGTCCAGGGGGAAATTAGTCTTGGGCTGGGGGGAAATAGAAGTGGGAGGAAATTGGGCCTGGACCTTATGTCGGGTCTTCGAAGCACCGGATCCGGATGAGACCTGGCCTACACCCGGGAACAGTGGCGAACCAGCTTCATTGCTTTTTTCCACAGGTTTAAAGGATCGAGGAATTTCATCGGCCGCCATACTGTGCGACACTTCCACTTCCCCATTCACATTCTGATTCCACGCTTTCCCATACAACACCGGAGAGACGTCCGGCTCTTGCTGGGTCTTTGCCGGCGATGCTCGCGGAGATTGGAGGCTGGCTTCAGAGCGGTTCGAAGTTTCACTGTTGAGGCTACCATTTTCACTTTTACTGGCTTCATCCCACCAAGACATCCTTTGATAGAAATCATTTGCAGCAAGAACCGGACTAAGTTTCAGGGATTCGAAAATATCCTCCATGATATTAATCAAATAAGGTCTTCCGTCCACCGTGATTTTTATGGAAGAACTGATGATTCCAGGATGGGCTGTGAGGATTCCGACTCTACCAAAAGCCAGATTAGGGGAATCTGTATTGCATTCTTCCGGAATTACCACCGTCCCCCATGTTCTAGCAATGATGCTGAAAGCTTCCTCACACCATGCATGTTGTGGCACTCCTTGAATGATTATTGAAGCAATTCTTTCATTAAAGTTTTCTCCTGCTTCCCAATTAGAGACCTCTTTAAACCACGACTTCCATATCTCTTTCCCATTATTCAAGAACTCATCTTTTTCCTGTTCATTCACGAATTCGAGCAACATCTTTAGACCCCCCAAGTACCTCAGATTCATTGACGGGCATCCCTCTACCTCTTGGAAAGCTTTCACGTTCATTAGGTCTTGGAAGCTTTCAACTGTCCCCACCAAGGTGTTCTGCATGGCATCTATTGACTCCGGGCTGGATAACATCTTTATTGTTTTTCTCGTCTGGGTCGAACCACCCACTGCTTTACTTGACTCCCCCGTTTCGATATCTGCACTTGACGTTGCCCCCTTGACCACCTCGGCAAACGATCTACCTTGTCTTCGTGTGTTCTTTGCTGAATCTGGAACTAGGTCTGGTTGTTGTCTTCTTGTGGGATGGTAGTTTCTTACTCGGTTCAAATTGTCAGCCCTTTGATATCGTGCAACGTTTGCTTCCAGTTTCTGAGCTCCaatgaagatctcgttgagaCGTTTTTCGAATGAAACACAGTCTTGGACCCGAATAAATCGGACAAACCCGAAATTTCTTTGGAGCCGGTTCAACTTTTTTGCTATGTAGACGTCGACAACGGTCCCAAATCTACTGAACATCCGCCACAGTGCAGATTCATCCCAATCTGGAGGGAAGTTCTGTATATAGAAGGATACAGCCTTCCCATTAACTATGAAGTCTCTCCCATAATTTTTTCAACGGCGAACTTGACTCCAGCCCTCTTGATCTCTCCAGCCTTCTCgatctcccatctcttagactaCCCTTCGTACTTCTTTTCATTGTACCATGACTAAGGATATAGTGTTGATGATGTTCCCTTAAGTACGATACACTAAAGAAAAATTCAAACAAGTACGGCGACTTCACTATCATTTCACTCGGATCCAATAGCCACGCCATTTATTTTCACGGAATTCCATGAGAATTCATCTTCATTTTAACTTGTTTGATTAAAAGAATAGATCTAAACAAATTTGAGATGCAACTAGATCAAACGAAGAGGgcaaattaatatttttaattttgtacccttttttattgttttaaaaataacCAAACATATAAAATTAATAATCTTTGTATTCTATAATTACATATTAATATCGATATATTTTTTCATGTAAAACAAAACTTTGTTATAACATTCATAGTTTAATGATTATAGTTTTTATGAATTTGTTACTGTTGTAAGAtaatattttttatgaaaaaaattgattttgatgTGTACTTaataaaattacaaaattaataaatgtcatatgtaataaACAAGTGCTAAAAAATATGAATTAAAAAAATGTGATTTCAAATTGTAAACTAAAAAAAGTTAGGAAAGATAATTAGCTATGTAAAATGTCTTGAAAATGTCGTTAAACTAAAAAAGACATGAAAAATGTAACAAACTATCATTTTTGTTTTTATCGGAAGAAAAGGCTATTGCATATGACAATGATATGTTAAAAACAAAAGTTAAAATTTGGTACCTTTTAAATACGTTTTTTTTTATTGATAATATTTCTAAATCACTTTCGATACTTCATCCTATTATGACACTAGTTTATAGTTTGTaagaaccacggttacaaaaataattaaatttttatagtaaaaactcataattattaatcaattactttcaataaactattaattaaacatgttTTTATAGGATTTTCAatataaaaatacaaataataatCGGCAATCATAATTGAAACTTATTCAATACGAATTTAGATTTATCCTAAATATCATGAATCAAATAAATAATTATCTAACTTATTATCGACcaatacttttaaaaaaaaaaaaaaaatgatgataAAATGATTAGTGTAATTTTTATACCAACATTTGAAAAGAAAATCATAAATTATAAGAAAATAACAAATGACATAAATACGTATTCTTTTATTAGTAGAAAATTTACACAAACAAATAAAAGGTAAAAGGGAAAACGATGTACAAGAAGCAAGCAGAGAAGAATGAAAGTCAACACAAAAAGGAAAACATCTAGAACCAATATTTTATGATagaaaattataataattatacaTTACAATTAGCATACAATAACTAGGAAAGTAAAATATAATAAATCTTGAACTATTTTCATAAgacattactattattattattatacacaGCTACAGTTAAATAAAACGTGTCACATCCTTGGCAACATTTACTTATAAATGTGTCATATCTTGAACTAATTTCTATCATGTAATTACTATCTAGACCATATAAGGGGGACCATCCTCCCCGTGTTTAGCTCTTCGCACCAAAAAAATACTCAaatttaaaaatcacatttaatcatTCATGGGGAATCATTTTGTGGGATGAGATAATTCGGTAAGTCTCTGATTCGATAACCACTTCCCCAAAAGGACGCCAGACAGAGTCCCATTATTGCCATTGCAACAACCGAACACGCTGGCGGGACCGCTTGGGTGCTCCCCAAGAATTGCGTCGCAAGAAGCCCCGCCAGCGTGGAGCTTTGCATTCCCGTGCAAAGTGATATCGTTCTGCTTACATCTTCCTCTTGCCTACAAATCCCAATACATTGATGAATATTATGGATACAACACTTTATCATTATTACTGATTTAAACCAAGAAACAGCCGCATATGTTTATTTACCTACAAAAGGGAAGTTTGGAAATCCAATAACCGAAGGTAAATGCAGCAGTGTGAAATGTCAAAACAGGCCAAATCAACTTGAGACCTTCTGCAGAAAGAATTTGGCTCTGGTTAATAGCCAGAGGGCTCCCAATACAAATGGAGGTACAAAACATAGCAACAAATGGCATCACGGGTTGAACGATAGATACAACTGGTTTTGCGTATGTGTTGAGTACTAAACCAAGTGTAACTGGAAGAAGAACAACCTGAAAAAACTCGGAAATCAGAACCCATGGAGATCAAACTGGATCATGTTCATTAATCTGTACGTATTAAGTACCTGCAAGATTGATTTGGACATTGCAATGGCGTCCACTGGGACAACTGATCCGATAAGAAGACCAGTTAAAAGAGGGGTAACAAGAACAGAGGCGATAGTACTTGAACTTGTTAAGAGAATGCTTAAAGCCACATCCCCTTTGCTTAAAAAGCTAGCATAGCTGGACAACTGAGCTCCTGCAACACATGACATCAAGACAAATCCTGCATAGAACACAGGAGACATCCCGAAAGATCTTGCTACGAACACGCCCAGAACAGGTTTCAATACGTATTGAGCAAGAAACCCTATAGATAATGGTAAAGGTCTGCAAACACAGATGAAAACAATCAAAATCCAAAACTTGGAATCGGGATTGATTTAGAATTATTAGTTATTGGAAGCAGAGACTGACCTCTTAAACGCAAGTTTGAAATCTTCGATTGAAAGCTTAATGCCAATTGACAACATGATTCCACCAAGAGCAGGAGCATAGAGTTCCTTTGACACCCTGTAATCAAGAACAttacataaagtaactaaaagaAAGATTCTTTCCGATTAAAATATATGGTAAAACCCCAATATTAAACCTCAGAAGAACATATGTTAAAACCCCAATACATAAACCTCAAAACTGGATTAAACAAGTAGTATTTTATTGACATTTATTAAGTGTCATATGATAGTGTCAGTGGTTcatgtaaaaaaatatatatatactaaaaccTTTTTTAGTTGACATAAAGGAAAGAGATAAAAAGGGTGTGATTAATAAACAAATGATTACCAGGTGAAGGTTAACGGTTGAGTTAGCGCGGCAATTGCGGTGAGCGCCACCACAAAGGGAAGCATCGCCGAGAGAATTTGGGAAATATCAGCTTTTACGGCCATCACGGATCCAGTATTAGGGTTCGTGCCGTAGGATAGTAATATGAAGTTGCCTTCTCTTCTATGCAACCCGACTTTACCTATAAAAGGGTACGACGTGGAGCATGCGGATGCCGCAGAAGCACCGGCGCTGATAGAAGAGGATTTTCTAATTACGGAAGAAGAAAAACGAGGGTTTTGATTGATGGATTTTAACGAGATCGAATTTGTGGG encodes:
- the LOC128128865 gene encoding uncharacterized protein LOC128128865 gives rise to the protein MNIFSNNVRGIGCEVKRGWLRDCRIKYHSFFMGLQETKSRDIINNLDRQIWGSPNFKCEVIDPDGLSGGIASFWDPSLFQASEAIKGEGFLAIKGVWLGLRKSCCFVNVYAPQEPIRKRSLWNNLVGLVNSDSDACWFIFGDFNVVRLPEERMGSGFCQSSAYYFNDFIHTLGLLEIKMGGRRFTYMNSAGDKHSKLDRFLVSLNSLNSWPNLNVTALPRVHSDHCAILLSASQLDFGPTPFRFYNSWLEDPDFAKILSNGWSVSNCPRRQLYLSPLSLVANKLKNLKEHIKIWRKEVIGRSKKELDELTTQINDIDLLAEKGLINNEMLKARQNAQQKIIEIESERIKDLKQKSRVKWALEDRAPGPDGFSFAFLKKHWEEIGSDFYLAVKHYEASGLIDEGCNSSFITLIPKIQDPITLNDFRPISLIGCLYKTISKVLAERLKKVIHHVVSKEQTAFIKDRNILDGPLILNEVISWLKKNKKKAFIFKVDFEKAFDCISWDFLDSIMQQMEFGDKWRAWIRGCLTSARISVLINGAATKEFRMEWGVRQGDPLSPFLFILAAEGLHVAPESARENGVYSGVQLPRCGPSISHLQYADDVIFLGSWSLENTKNLIRILRCYELASGLNVNMSKSKIYGLGVQSCELELVVCSFNCSIGSFPITYLGLPVGVSMVRETHWKPLIEKFRAKLSRWKASTLSFGGRLTLCKSVLGSLGSYYFSLYKAPSKVLKSLERTRMNFFWGGSLEASKMAWVAWEKILASKERGGLGIGSLKAQNLALMGKWWWRFRTQQDNIWAMVIQAIHGSEGGVARPKAVRRKSSCWGSIACLPSFLDKDQVPFLSFFQSSLNLDGSFKWLWSLDHSGVYTVSSLRKHIDNRSLPYSNAGWKWNPLVPGKVNILAWRVSHCRLPCMENLNKLAISSSDLCQMCHEATESVDHICVGCPIAKEAWAQVCSWWRLLGNYPNDCRELLNCKESLRGHNRLEMIHEAIMLVFLWVMWRFRNNKAHCSNLNSGSRLALALEVQTFSHLWINARNRKGRKLRWLEWCCDPILECYGRM
- the LOC111903958 gene encoding probable sodium/metabolite cotransporter BASS3, chloroplastic; protein product: MASSIPYLPVTPPLNSHTNTSIHNPLIFFPNPTNSISLKSINQNPRFSSSVIRKSSSISAGASAASACSTSYPFIGKVGLHRREGNFILLSYGTNPNTGSVMAVKADISQILSAMLPFVVALTAIAALTQPLTFTWVSKELYAPALGGIMLSIGIKLSIEDFKLAFKRPLPLSIGFLAQYVLKPVLGVFVARSFGMSPVFYAGFVLMSCVAGAQLSSYASFLSKGDVALSILLTSSSTIASVLVTPLLTGLLIGSVVPVDAIAMSKSILQVVLLPVTLGLVLNTYAKPVVSIVQPVMPFVAMFCTSICIGSPLAINQSQILSAEGLKLIWPVLTFHTAAFTFGYWISKLPFCRQEEDVSRTISLCTGMQSSTLAGLLATQFLGSTQAVPPACSVVAMAIMGLCLASFWGSGYRIRDLPNYLIPQNDSP